One region of Priestia megaterium genomic DNA includes:
- a CDS encoding endonuclease I family protein: MKSSLDILMVEKQQAKALYHEYVNKRSYYDEKTDEESKNLYYRGTLFEREAMQALLTETHQHLLSYSPHKYVYPWVDLQENGELKSLYSGKGMDPLEAIQQDIDALQSLSHSSVSSNDILLNCEHVVPQSWFGKQEPMRGDLHHLFACEPSCNSRRGNSSYIDFPDYTPEVKQSDVKEGCGKSEKGKFEPEYGKGIVARATLYFLIRYHNKIDSSRVDLPLLLKWHEEFTVSLYEKHRNAAIFELQGNRNLFIDFPDKAATLMNSAF; this comes from the coding sequence ATGAAAAGCAGTTTAGATATATTAATGGTGGAAAAACAGCAGGCAAAAGCCCTTTATCACGAATACGTAAACAAACGAAGCTATTATGATGAAAAGACGGATGAAGAGAGTAAAAATCTTTATTATCGAGGTACTCTCTTTGAAAGAGAAGCCATGCAAGCTTTGTTAACGGAAACGCATCAGCATTTGCTGAGTTATTCGCCGCATAAATATGTATATCCATGGGTGGATCTACAGGAGAATGGAGAGCTGAAGAGTCTGTATTCAGGGAAAGGTATGGATCCGTTAGAAGCGATACAGCAAGATATTGATGCACTTCAGTCGCTTAGTCACTCATCTGTTTCAAGCAATGATATACTGCTAAACTGTGAGCACGTTGTCCCGCAATCTTGGTTTGGAAAACAAGAGCCTATGAGAGGCGATTTGCATCATTTGTTTGCGTGTGAACCTTCTTGTAACAGCCGAAGAGGTAATTCCTCTTATATTGACTTCCCGGATTATACACCGGAAGTTAAGCAATCAGATGTGAAAGAAGGGTGCGGCAAATCAGAAAAAGGTAAGTTTGAACCCGAATATGGAAAAGGAATTGTCGCTCGAGCTACGCTTTATTTTTTAATTCGCTATCATAATAAAATTGACTCTTCACGAGTAGATCTTCCTCTTTTACTAAAATGGCATGAAGAATTTACCGTTTCACTTTATGAAAAACATCGCAATGCAGCAATTTTTGAATTGCAAGGCAATCGAAATCTTTTTATCGATTTTCCTGACAAAGCAGCTACATTAATGAATTCGGCTTTCTAA
- a CDS encoding MarR family winged helix-turn-helix transcriptional regulator, whose protein sequence is MDNNVESKIEHLYQINTSFFQYMRHLVEETLKTQPYHLTPTKFYILNYIASGTKYMVADISNKLHLTSGATTSLLNQLEEESLIQRVRDEKDRRVVWVSLTDESKQLVSMITEKRNVFLKDMLAALTVEEQEEYFRLLNKMDALLSDKYGFSY, encoded by the coding sequence ATGGATAACAATGTAGAATCAAAAATTGAGCACCTTTACCAAATTAACACATCTTTTTTTCAATATATGCGACATTTAGTCGAAGAAACATTAAAAACACAGCCTTATCACTTAACACCCACTAAGTTTTATATCTTAAACTACATTGCCAGCGGTACAAAGTATATGGTGGCAGATATTTCAAATAAACTTCACTTAACCTCGGGCGCTACAACTAGCTTATTAAATCAATTGGAAGAAGAATCTCTCATTCAGCGCGTGCGAGACGAAAAAGACCGGAGAGTCGTGTGGGTTTCATTGACCGATGAATCCAAACAGCTTGTTTCAATGATTACAGAGAAGCGAAATGTATTTTTAAAAGATATGCTAGCAGCTCTAACTGTAGAAGAACAAGAAGAATATTTTCGCTTGTTAAATAAAATGGATGCCCTTTTGAGCGATAAATATGGATTTTCTTATTAG
- a CDS encoding HlyD family efflux transporter periplasmic adaptor subunit — MSRSRLMVTNFIGIIVILALLIGGGYYYVQKSNYITTDNAKVSGDVYNVVAPAAGKVASWTVEEGNDVSKDAEIAKIQAEKGSVAATVPADGKIIQTNVKENQMVQAGQQIATEVDMKDLFIVANIKEDQLKDIKEGDDVDVTVDGDSGTKIDGKVEEVGYATNSLSALTSNSSSDGNYTKVSQTVPVKISISNYSEHVLPGMNAEVKISKD, encoded by the coding sequence ATGTCTAGAAGTCGCTTAATGGTAACAAATTTTATTGGAATCATCGTTATTTTAGCTTTATTAATTGGAGGAGGATATTATTACGTTCAAAAATCGAACTATATTACAACGGATAACGCTAAAGTATCTGGAGATGTATACAACGTAGTTGCACCTGCAGCAGGTAAGGTAGCAAGCTGGACAGTGGAAGAAGGAAATGATGTATCAAAAGATGCTGAAATTGCTAAGATTCAAGCTGAAAAAGGCTCTGTAGCTGCTACAGTACCAGCAGATGGAAAAATTATTCAAACAAATGTAAAAGAAAATCAAATGGTTCAAGCTGGACAGCAAATTGCAACCGAAGTAGATATGAAAGATCTATTTATCGTAGCGAATATCAAAGAGGATCAGCTTAAGGATATTAAAGAGGGCGACGATGTAGATGTAACAGTAGATGGAGACAGTGGTACAAAAATTGACGGTAAAGTTGAAGAAGTGGGATATGCAACTAATTCACTTTCAGCTTTAACATCGAACTCAAGCTCAGATGGAAACTACACAAAAGTATCTCAAACGGTTCCTGTAAAAATCTCTATTTCCAATTATTCAGAGCATGTGCTACCAGGAATGAACGCTGAAGTAAAAATTTCAAAAGACTAA
- a CDS encoding DHA2 family efflux MFS transporter permease subunit, which yields MMTASIENTSDGSIKKHIPLLIVLMLGLFLAILNQTLLNVAIPHLITEFGVTANTAQWLLTGYMLVNGALIPLSAFLIERFGVRRLFLFAMVCFTVGSLICGIAPTFSIMLTGRLIQAIGGGVLSPLVMTIIVFIFPPHMRGKGMGIFGLAMMFAPAIGPTLSGWVIQNYDWHILFNGMVPLGAIVLIIAFFQLKDIQPPKDVKVHMPSVVTSLAGMGLLLYGFSEAGNDGWTDSVVLSTIIGGAVLLIIFVLQQIKSEKPLLDMRVFKYNIFSLSNIISIAITISMYAGMFLLPIYLQNIRGYSAFDSGLLLLPGALVMLVMSPISGTLFDKVGPRPLAIVGMLITSISTFEFTKLTMDTPFNHILAIYIIRSFGMSLLMMPIMTAGLNQLPQRLSSHGTSMSNTLRQVSGSIGISLMTTIFTNRTTYHVNEISSSMNTSDPFFMNSFHLFVQKVAATLHLSQDQAQQQALTILSGKMTQQGTIQGINDAFYWATAISVIGLILSFFLRDVRKDKVVEEKKSKAQEEDIRMLPAPKSINS from the coding sequence ATGATGACAGCCAGTATAGAAAACACAAGTGATGGATCCATCAAAAAGCATATTCCGCTATTGATTGTTTTAATGCTTGGTTTGTTTCTTGCAATATTAAATCAAACGTTACTAAACGTAGCCATCCCGCATTTAATTACTGAGTTTGGCGTAACCGCAAATACAGCTCAGTGGTTGTTAACTGGATATATGCTTGTGAACGGGGCGTTAATTCCGCTTTCAGCTTTTTTAATTGAACGATTTGGTGTGCGTCGCTTGTTCTTATTTGCAATGGTTTGTTTTACAGTAGGGTCATTGATTTGCGGAATTGCACCTACATTTTCGATTATGCTTACCGGCCGTTTAATTCAAGCTATTGGCGGAGGTGTCTTATCGCCTCTTGTTATGACCATTATTGTGTTTATTTTCCCTCCTCACATGCGAGGAAAAGGGATGGGTATTTTTGGATTAGCCATGATGTTCGCACCGGCTATTGGTCCAACATTATCTGGATGGGTTATTCAAAACTATGATTGGCACATCCTTTTTAACGGCATGGTGCCATTAGGTGCGATTGTATTAATTATTGCTTTCTTTCAATTAAAAGACATTCAGCCTCCAAAGGATGTAAAAGTTCACATGCCTTCGGTTGTGACATCACTTGCAGGTATGGGATTATTGCTTTACGGATTTAGTGAAGCTGGAAATGACGGCTGGACGGATTCAGTTGTTCTTTCTACAATCATTGGCGGGGCAGTTCTTTTAATTATATTTGTTCTTCAACAAATTAAATCTGAAAAGCCGCTATTGGATATGCGCGTGTTTAAATATAATATTTTTTCACTATCAAATATTATTAGTATTGCGATTACAATCAGTATGTACGCAGGTATGTTCTTGCTTCCAATTTACTTGCAAAATATCCGCGGATATTCTGCTTTTGATTCAGGACTGCTGTTGCTTCCTGGCGCACTTGTTATGCTGGTTATGTCCCCGATTTCAGGTACATTGTTTGATAAAGTGGGACCTCGTCCGCTAGCAATCGTTGGTATGCTCATTACATCTATTTCAACGTTTGAATTTACGAAGCTGACGATGGATACACCATTTAATCATATTTTAGCGATTTATATTATCCGCTCGTTCGGTATGTCACTGTTAATGATGCCAATTATGACAGCGGGTTTAAATCAGCTTCCGCAGCGACTAAGCAGTCACGGAACGTCAATGTCTAATACGCTTCGTCAAGTAAGTGGTTCAATTGGTATTAGTTTAATGACGACCATTTTTACAAACCGTACAACGTATCATGTAAATGAAATCAGCAGTTCCATGAATACGTCTGATCCATTCTTTATGAATAGCTTTCATTTATTTGTACAAAAAGTAGCTGCTACTTTGCATTTATCACAAGATCAAGCTCAGCAGCAAGCGCTGACGATTTTATCTGGAAAAATGACGCAGCAAGGTACGATTCAAGGTATTAACGATGCCTTTTACTGGGCAACAGCGATTTCTGTTATCGGTTTAATTTTAAGTTTCTTCCTTCGTGACGTACGTAAAGATAAAGTAGTCGAAGAAAAGAAATCAAAAGCTCAAGAGGAAGATATTCGTATGCTTCCAGCTCCAAAAAGTATAAATTCATAA
- a CDS encoding MarR family winged helix-turn-helix transcriptional regulator, translating to MDPLIFGEEIQRISISLNKKVMTNVKSLLQYYRITPFQYHILLIVERARTMPVTKVADEMKASPSVITASITRLYELNLVERYHSKEDRRKVMVELTNKGKQVIQAAEKDMQQRVEKLFACYKEEEQQQFLTLCRQLDEHVT from the coding sequence ATGGATCCATTGATATTTGGTGAAGAAATTCAAAGAATTTCAATATCTTTAAACAAAAAAGTAATGACAAATGTAAAAAGCCTTTTACAGTATTACAGAATTACCCCTTTTCAATATCATATTTTACTGATTGTTGAACGTGCACGTACAATGCCTGTGACCAAAGTGGCAGACGAAATGAAGGCGAGTCCAAGCGTTATCACAGCATCAATTACACGTTTGTATGAACTGAATCTTGTGGAGCGCTACCATTCAAAAGAAGATCGGCGTAAAGTTATGGTTGAGCTTACGAACAAGGGAAAACAAGTGATTCAAGCGGCTGAGAAAGACATGCAGCAAAGGGTTGAAAAACTGTTTGCATGCTATAAAGAAGAAGAGCAGCAGCAATTTCTTACGCTCTGTCGGCAGCTAGATGAACATGTGACTTGA
- a CDS encoding helix-turn-helix domain-containing protein, producing MDKEMVKNIRKNYNMNQRNFAQAVNCSFSLIALVEVGKRRVTKNLEDKIKQAFQLNDHDLKSLQG from the coding sequence ATGGATAAAGAGATGGTAAAAAACATTCGAAAAAACTACAATATGAATCAGCGAAACTTCGCTCAAGCAGTGAACTGCAGTTTTTCTTTAATCGCCCTGGTTGAAGTTGGGAAGAGAAGAGTAACAAAAAACTTAGAAGACAAAATTAAGCAAGCATTTCAATTGAACGATCATGATTTAAAATCACTGCAGGGCTAA
- the ytzI gene encoding YtzI protein produces MIIIITLSIIIVFVILLLCVVTTSKAYDYKHTVDPLTKKQHEKK; encoded by the coding sequence ATGATCATCATTATTACGCTCTCTATTATCATTGTATTTGTTATTTTACTGCTGTGCGTAGTTACCACCTCAAAAGCTTATGATTATAAACATACCGTAGATCCGCTTACAAAAAAACAACACGAAAAAAAGTAG
- a CDS encoding YfhD family protein — MNEKELKKQLKKVADYPASKADGVDEEFSRELADQDDLEAQARANAADERQKK; from the coding sequence ATGAATGAAAAAGAGTTGAAGAAACAATTAAAAAAGGTAGCAGATTATCCTGCATCTAAAGCAGATGGAGTGGACGAAGAGTTTTCGCGTGAATTAGCAGACCAAGACGATTTAGAAGCACAGGCTAGAGCGAACGCTGCAGATGAAAGACAAAAAAAATAA
- a CDS encoding FecCD family ABC transporter permease translates to MIHPALIRKQRIIMMLLTVLILGTVVIGMGLGDAPLPYNKVFPTLFGKGNFTDEFVLFSIRLPRIIITLLAGMALALSGAILQGVTRNDLAEPGIIGINSGAGAAIAVFFLFFPIEAGSFVYALPLVGFIGALLTAGLIYLCAYSKSQGLQPVKLILTGVGFSMALSGMMVVIMSSADRVKVDFIAKWIAGSIWGTDWTFIWALLPWLLVLIPFILYKANSLNIFNLNEAAAIGVGISLEKERVTLLLAAVALAAAAVSVTGGVAFIGLLAPHIAKGLVGPRSQLFIPVAILLGGWLLLIADTIGHNIANPNGVPAGIIAAVIGAPYFVYLLLKK, encoded by the coding sequence ATGATTCACCCAGCGCTTATTAGAAAACAACGAATAATTATGATGCTGCTCACTGTTTTGATTCTTGGAACGGTTGTGATAGGAATGGGGCTCGGTGATGCACCCCTTCCTTACAATAAAGTGTTTCCTACTCTTTTTGGCAAAGGGAATTTTACAGATGAGTTCGTCCTTTTTTCAATTCGACTTCCGCGGATTATCATTACGCTTCTAGCAGGAATGGCTCTAGCTTTATCAGGAGCTATCTTACAAGGTGTTACGCGCAATGATTTAGCGGAACCTGGGATTATAGGAATTAATTCAGGAGCAGGAGCCGCAATTGCTGTGTTCTTTTTATTTTTCCCAATTGAAGCGGGCTCTTTCGTTTATGCCCTTCCGCTAGTAGGCTTTATCGGCGCCTTGTTGACAGCTGGTCTTATCTATCTTTGTGCATATAGTAAAAGCCAAGGACTGCAGCCTGTAAAGTTGATTTTAACAGGCGTAGGTTTTTCAATGGCTCTTTCTGGAATGATGGTGGTGATTATGTCATCAGCTGATCGGGTTAAAGTTGATTTTATTGCTAAATGGATTGCAGGGAGCATCTGGGGGACAGACTGGACTTTTATATGGGCTCTTCTACCTTGGCTTCTTGTCTTGATTCCTTTTATATTGTACAAAGCAAACTCATTAAACATTTTTAATTTAAATGAAGCTGCAGCTATTGGAGTCGGAATTTCTCTGGAGAAAGAACGTGTAACATTGCTTTTAGCCGCGGTGGCATTAGCGGCAGCCGCGGTTTCAGTGACGGGCGGCGTGGCTTTTATTGGACTTCTTGCTCCTCATATTGCTAAAGGCTTAGTAGGACCGAGAAGTCAGCTTTTTATTCCCGTTGCTATTCTACTTGGCGGCTGGCTTTTGCTGATTGCTGATACTATAGGACATAACATTGCAAATCCTAACGGCGTACCAGCAGGAATTATCGCGGCCGTAATAGGTGCTCCTTATTTTGTTTATTTGCTTTTGAAAAAATAA
- a CDS encoding FecCD family ABC transporter permease: protein MKKDNQRFVPFLYKLIGMLLVFIIMFVSSMVFGAADISIKDVWLALSSSSVNEQISIIRDIRLPREIAAVFVGAALSVSGAIMQGMTRNPLADPGLLGLTSGANAALAVTIALIPAINYLGITIACFIGAGVGAILVFGIAALKRGGFSPLRIVLAGAAVSAFLYAIGEGVGIYFKISKDISMWTAGGMVGTSWEQLQIIVPFILGGIFIALLLSRQLTILSLNEEVAVGLGQQTTKVKTILFVVMILLAGASVALVGNMVFIGLMIPHIVRGIVGTDYRYIIPMSAITGAAFMLLADTLARTVSAPYETPIAAIVSMIGLPFFLVIVRKGGKAFS, encoded by the coding sequence ATGAAAAAAGACAATCAGCGTTTCGTTCCTTTTTTATACAAATTAATAGGTATGCTGCTCGTATTCATCATAATGTTTGTTTCTTCAATGGTTTTTGGCGCTGCTGACATATCGATAAAAGATGTATGGCTAGCACTTTCATCAAGCAGTGTAAACGAACAGATTTCGATCATCAGAGATATTCGTTTACCTCGTGAAATCGCCGCTGTTTTTGTGGGGGCTGCTTTATCAGTATCAGGGGCTATTATGCAAGGTATGACAAGAAACCCACTTGCAGATCCAGGACTTTTAGGGTTAACGTCTGGCGCAAATGCGGCTTTAGCTGTAACAATTGCCTTGATCCCTGCTATAAATTATTTGGGTATTACGATTGCTTGCTTTATAGGAGCCGGGGTTGGCGCAATCCTAGTGTTTGGGATTGCTGCTCTAAAAAGAGGAGGATTTTCTCCGCTTCGAATTGTACTAGCGGGAGCTGCCGTTTCAGCATTTCTTTATGCCATTGGAGAAGGCGTTGGTATTTATTTCAAAATTTCAAAAGATATATCGATGTGGACTGCTGGGGGAATGGTAGGCACTTCTTGGGAACAGCTTCAAATCATTGTTCCTTTTATCCTCGGCGGTATATTCATTGCCCTTTTGCTTTCTCGGCAGCTTACTATTCTGAGTTTAAATGAAGAAGTGGCTGTAGGATTGGGCCAGCAAACGACAAAAGTCAAAACCATTTTATTTGTCGTCATGATTCTTCTTGCGGGTGCTTCTGTTGCGCTAGTGGGAAACATGGTGTTTATCGGCTTGATGATTCCTCATATTGTACGAGGAATTGTAGGAACTGACTATCGTTATATTATCCCTATGTCCGCTATCACTGGCGCAGCGTTTATGCTGCTCGCTGATACATTGGCTCGAACGGTCAGTGCTCCTTATGAAACACCGATAGCAGCAATTGTATCGATGATTGGTTTACCTTTCTTTTTAGTCATTGTTCGTAAAGGAGGAAAAGCATTCTCATGA
- a CDS encoding iron-hydroxamate ABC transporter substrate-binding protein — protein MKKLLLPFMLIFVLLISACSSGSTESKNDSSKNSESKTITYQSEDGPVKVPANPKRVVVLGSYAGNVLSLGVNIVGVDSWSKMNPRFEKKLKGVEEVSDENLEKIIELKPDLIIGLSTTKNIDKLKKIAPTVTYTYDKVDYLTQHVEIGKLLNKEKEAQSWVDDFKKRAAKAGSDIKAKIGEDSTVSVIENFDKQLYVFGDNWGRGTEILYQEMKLKMPEKVKKMALKDGYYAISPEVLPEYAGDYLIFSKNQDGDTSFEKTDTYKNIPAVKNNHVFEANAKEFYFNDPITLDYQLDFFTQKFLGK, from the coding sequence ATGAAAAAATTATTGCTTCCATTCATGCTTATATTCGTATTACTTATTAGTGCCTGCAGCAGCGGTTCAACTGAAAGCAAAAATGATTCTAGCAAAAACAGCGAATCCAAGACGATCACATATCAATCTGAAGACGGCCCTGTAAAAGTTCCGGCTAATCCGAAACGTGTTGTTGTGTTAGGTTCCTATGCAGGTAACGTACTTTCTTTAGGTGTTAACATTGTCGGAGTAGACTCATGGTCTAAAATGAATCCCCGCTTTGAAAAGAAATTAAAAGGCGTGGAAGAAGTATCAGACGAAAATTTAGAAAAGATCATTGAATTAAAGCCTGACTTAATTATTGGCTTATCTACTACAAAAAATATTGATAAATTGAAAAAAATTGCCCCTACTGTCACGTATACATACGATAAAGTAGATTACCTTACTCAGCATGTAGAAATTGGAAAGCTATTAAATAAAGAAAAAGAAGCACAATCATGGGTAGACGACTTTAAAAAGCGTGCGGCAAAAGCTGGTTCTGATATCAAAGCTAAAATTGGCGAAGATAGCACGGTTTCAGTTATTGAGAACTTTGACAAGCAGCTTTATGTGTTTGGGGATAACTGGGGACGCGGAACGGAGATTCTTTATCAAGAAATGAAATTAAAAATGCCGGAGAAAGTAAAGAAAATGGCTTTGAAAGATGGATACTATGCGATTTCGCCAGAAGTTCTTCCTGAATATGCCGGAGATTATTTAATCTTTAGCAAAAACCAAGATGGAGATACATCATTTGAGAAAACAGATACGTACAAAAATATTCCTGCTGTAAAGAATAATCACGTATTTGAAGCAAATGCAAAAGAATTTTATTTTAATGATCCAATCACATTAGATTATCAACTAGATTTCTTTACTCAAAAATTTCTTGGCAAGTAA
- a CDS encoding ABC transporter ATP-binding protein — protein sequence MVRLYTEKLHISYGERLIVKNLSVNIPDKKITTIIGSNGCGKSTLLKAITRIISHQSGSVILDGENISTEHTKALAKKMAILPQTPESAKGLTVGELVSYGRFPYQKGFGRLSKEDYQTIDWALEVTGTKDYKFRPVDSLSGGQRQRVWIAMALAQETDIIFLDEPTTYLDMAHQLEVLELLQKLNKEQGRTVVMVLHDLNQAARFADYIIALKDGEIVKAGKCEEVITQDVLKKVFHIDAEIGRDPRTNKPMCITYNLLRGDN from the coding sequence ATGGTTCGCCTATATACAGAGAAATTACATATTAGTTATGGTGAACGTCTAATAGTAAAGAATTTAAGCGTTAACATTCCAGACAAAAAGATTACTACAATTATTGGTTCAAACGGATGCGGCAAATCAACGCTTTTGAAAGCCATTACCCGCATTATTTCTCATCAATCCGGTTCCGTTATTTTAGACGGCGAAAACATTTCAACAGAACATACAAAAGCACTCGCTAAAAAAATGGCTATTCTCCCTCAAACCCCTGAAAGTGCTAAAGGCTTAACGGTGGGAGAACTTGTATCTTATGGGCGATTTCCCTATCAAAAGGGGTTTGGGCGTCTATCAAAAGAAGATTATCAAACGATTGACTGGGCTCTTGAAGTAACCGGAACAAAAGATTACAAGTTTCGTCCTGTAGATTCTCTTTCAGGCGGTCAGCGCCAGCGAGTGTGGATTGCGATGGCTTTAGCTCAAGAAACCGATATTATATTTCTTGATGAGCCGACTACCTACTTGGATATGGCTCATCAGTTAGAAGTGCTTGAGCTGCTTCAAAAATTAAACAAAGAGCAGGGACGTACAGTTGTAATGGTGCTTCATGATCTAAATCAAGCCGCTCGCTTTGCGGATTATATTATCGCTTTAAAAGATGGTGAAATTGTCAAAGCCGGAAAATGTGAAGAAGTCATTACGCAGGACGTTCTAAAAAAAGTGTTTCATATCGACGCTGAAATTGGACGAGATCCGAGAACAAATAAACCAATGTGCATCACGTATAACTTATTAAGAGGAGATAACTAA
- a CDS encoding NAD(P)/FAD-dependent oxidoreductase, protein MIHNELFDVTIIGGGPAGLYSAFYSGLREMKTKLIEYQPKLGGKLHVYPEKMIWDVGGQTPISGAKLIEQLVEQGLTFDPTVVLDEKIESISRLKDGIFQLTGSSGEHHYSKTIILAVGGGILNPQKLKIEGAERFEISNLNYTVKSLQHFKNKTVIVSGGGNSAIDWANELEPVAKKVYITYRNSELNGHEAQVRQLINSSARCLLNTSITKLVADATHEFIEKVELTNHQTGEVSYLSIEEVIINHGYKRDTELLKNSELHIKTIDDYYVAGNAASETSVEGVYAAGDILMHEGKVHLITGAFQDAANAVNKAKQFVHPSAAKTAMVSSHNEVFKKRNSILIKQMMK, encoded by the coding sequence ATGATACACAATGAACTTTTTGATGTGACAATTATAGGCGGGGGACCGGCTGGCCTTTATTCTGCCTTTTATAGCGGGCTAAGGGAAATGAAAACAAAGCTGATTGAATATCAGCCAAAACTAGGCGGAAAACTTCACGTTTATCCTGAAAAAATGATTTGGGATGTAGGGGGCCAAACGCCTATTTCCGGTGCGAAGCTTATTGAACAGCTTGTGGAACAAGGGCTGACGTTTGATCCGACTGTTGTTTTAGATGAGAAGATTGAATCCATTTCTCGCTTGAAAGATGGTATTTTCCAGCTGACGGGTTCTTCAGGTGAACATCATTACTCTAAGACCATTATCCTTGCTGTTGGAGGAGGTATTTTAAATCCGCAAAAGCTCAAAATTGAAGGAGCAGAACGATTTGAAATATCAAACTTAAACTATACGGTTAAATCTCTGCAGCATTTTAAAAATAAAACGGTGATTGTTTCCGGGGGAGGCAATTCAGCCATTGATTGGGCAAATGAGCTAGAGCCCGTTGCTAAAAAGGTATATATTACGTACCGAAACAGTGAACTAAACGGTCATGAAGCACAAGTAAGACAATTAATAAACAGTTCGGCTCGGTGTCTGCTTAACACATCTATTACAAAATTAGTGGCTGATGCGACGCATGAATTTATTGAAAAAGTTGAGCTGACTAATCATCAAACCGGTGAGGTTTCTTATTTATCGATTGAAGAAGTTATCATTAATCACGGTTATAAAAGAGATACAGAGCTGTTAAAAAACAGCGAACTACATATCAAAACCATTGATGACTATTACGTTGCAGGTAATGCAGCAAGCGAAACGTCTGTAGAAGGTGTATATGCAGCTGGAGATATTCTCATGCACGAAGGAAAAGTCCATTTGATTACCGGCGCTTTTCAAGATGCTGCTAATGCCGTAAACAAAGCAAAACAATTCGTTCACCCCTCTGCTGCTAAGACAGCTATGGTTTCTTCTCATAATGAAGTATTTAAAAAGCGTAATTCAATACTAATTAAACAAATGATGAAGTAA
- the megL gene encoding methionine gamma-lyase, translated as MNEKKKYQFETKAIHAGYESKHHFDSLAPPIYQTSTFTFSSLEQGANRFSGEENGYVYSRLSNPTVTILEERMAQLEEGEAALAFGSGMAAVSAVLIGLTKAGDHILCSKGVYGCTFGLLEMLEEKYQIHHSFSNLETEEEILAAIKEDTACIYIETPINPTMTLVDLELVTCIAKQKGIPVVVDNTFSTPYLQQPLKLGCDLVIHSATKFIGGHGDVVAGIVVGDKEVISVLRKTTQKDIGGILSPFDAWLLLRGLKTLAVRMDRHCENAEHIAKQLSLHPKVKAVYYPGDKNSTAYSLMKKQMKKGGGLLSFEVEGGYKETVKVVNQLKLISIAVSLGDAETLIQHPASMTHAVVPEEARKEMGISNELLRLSVGLEAWEDIMRDLQQALDSI; from the coding sequence ATGAACGAAAAAAAGAAATATCAGTTTGAAACAAAAGCCATTCACGCAGGGTACGAATCAAAACATCATTTTGATAGTTTAGCTCCACCTATTTATCAAACGTCTACATTTACATTTTCATCTCTAGAACAAGGTGCAAACCGATTTAGCGGAGAAGAAAATGGTTATGTATATTCTCGGTTATCTAATCCGACGGTCACCATTTTAGAAGAGCGTATGGCACAGCTTGAAGAAGGCGAAGCCGCTTTGGCATTTGGATCAGGAATGGCTGCAGTATCGGCTGTATTAATTGGACTTACAAAAGCAGGCGATCATATTTTATGTTCTAAAGGAGTGTATGGATGCACGTTTGGTTTACTGGAAATGCTTGAGGAAAAATATCAAATCCATCATTCTTTTTCCAACTTGGAAACTGAGGAAGAAATTCTTGCTGCTATCAAAGAAGATACAGCATGTATTTATATTGAAACACCGATTAACCCGACTATGACTTTAGTAGATTTAGAGTTAGTGACTTGTATCGCCAAACAAAAAGGAATTCCCGTGGTAGTAGACAATACCTTTTCAACTCCTTATTTGCAGCAGCCGCTGAAGCTTGGATGCGACTTAGTTATTCATAGCGCAACTAAATTTATTGGTGGACACGGAGATGTTGTGGCAGGAATTGTAGTAGGGGACAAAGAGGTTATTTCCGTACTGCGCAAAACGACGCAAAAAGATATTGGAGGTATTCTTTCACCATTTGATGCGTGGCTGTTACTCCGAGGCTTAAAAACACTGGCCGTTCGAATGGATCGCCACTGTGAGAATGCTGAACATATCGCAAAACAATTAAGTCTCCATCCCAAGGTAAAAGCCGTTTATTATCCAGGGGATAAAAACAGCACTGCTTATTCTCTCATGAAAAAGCAAATGAAAAAAGGAGGGGGGCTTCTCTCTTTTGAAGTGGAAGGCGGTTATAAAGAAACCGTAAAAGTGGTGAATCAGCTTAAGCTCATTTCCATCGCGGTGAGTCTTGGCGATGCTGAAACACTTATTCAGCATCCTGCCTCGATGACGCATGCAGTTGTGCCGGAAGAAGCTCGAAAAGAAATGGGCATCTCAAATGAACTTCTTCGTTTATCAGTTGGGCTGGAAGCTTGGGAAGATATTATGAGAGATTTACAGCAGGCATTAGATAGTATATAA